The Diadema setosum chromosome 12, eeDiaSeto1, whole genome shotgun sequence genome has a segment encoding these proteins:
- the LOC140236251 gene encoding uncharacterized protein → MATISNKFATLEDEGDTDVSFKINEVVEGAMQLVPDREGGNRQLVGDIVKAVVAALLPMVQSIAHQLVSGPQVSVQKVQATVQNHDNRLDEVEQYSRRDNVIMRGVPENDGESTNAVVIDVAASAGVAVSEADISTSHRVGRPQPNKMRPIVARFVRRDLRTQLLRSKRKLKDSEQHKDIMIMEHLSPGRAKLLQAVKQDENTEKVRTIDGKVHCTLKSDPHKKHIIHGPDDLFKRLGWSEDKLKQSGLFLDIST, encoded by the coding sequence atggcaaccatttcTAACAAGTTTGCCACACTTGAGGATGAAGGTGATACTGATGTGTCTTTCAAGATTAATGAGGTGGTAGAGGGGGCAATGCAGCTTGTCCCTGACCGTGAGGGTGGAAACCGTCAGCTTGTGGGGGACATAGTGAAGGCTGTGGTTGCTGCATTGTTGCCAATGGTGCAGTCCATCGCACATCAACTTGTGAGTGGCCCACAGGTGTCCGTGCAGAAGGTGCAGGCCACAGTTCAAAATCATGACAACAGACTGGACGAGGTAGAACAGTATTCTAGGAGAGACAATGTTATCATGCGAGGGGTGCCTGAAAATGATGGCGAGTCTACAAATGCTGTAGTCATCGATGTTGCTGCCAGCGCAGGGGTTGCCGTGTCTGAGGCAGATATCAGCACCAGCCACCGCGTGGGGAGGCCTCAGCCCAATAAAATGAGACCTATTGTTGCGCGTTTCGTACGTCGTGACCTCCGCACTCAGCTCCTTCGTAGTAAGCGTAAGTTAAAGGACTCGGAACAACACAAGGACATAATGATCATGGAGCATCTGTCCCCTGGGCGTGCCAAGCTTCTTCAGGCTGTGAAGCAAGACGAGAACACAGAGAAAGTAAGGACAATCGATGGGAAGGTGCATTGCACTCTGAAGAGCGACCCGCACAAGAAGCACATCATTCACGGTCCGGATGACCTCTTCAAGCGTCTAGGATGGAGTGAGGACAAGCTGAAACAGTCGGGTCTCTTCCTCGACATTTCGACCTAG